A single genomic interval of Mauremys reevesii isolate NIE-2019 linkage group 24, ASM1616193v1, whole genome shotgun sequence harbors:
- the LOC120390031 gene encoding proline-rich transmembrane protein 1-like has translation MSYPGYDKGSEPSAPAQPPPYSTPYGAPPPLLPSGGQFPTPSYGAAPAMPPNPQGYYPPYNEDPNRGPMGYAPQQVILVPPPPANEVDYLGYSIFTLLCCCLPLGIVALVYSIQTRDANRSGNAALAQQSSRMARIFNNTALGVGIVVLIVWVAVVIAISLSANGHH, from the exons ATGAGCTACCCAGGCTACGATAAAGGCTCCGAGCCCTcggcccctgctcagccccccccatACTCCACCCCTTatggggcccctcccccgctgctaCCCTCCGGCGGGCAATTCCCCACCCCAAGCTACGGGGCAGCCCCCGCAATGCCCCCCAACCCGCAGGGCTATTACCCCCCCTACAACGAGGACCCCAACCGGGGCCCAATGGGCTATGCCCCACAGCAGGTCATCCTggtccccccgcctcctgccaaTGAGGTTGATTACCTGGGCTACTCCATCTTCAccctcctctgctgctgcctgcccctgGGCATCGTGGCGCTGGTGTATTCCATCCAG ACCCGGGATGCCAACCGCTCCGGGAACGCTGCCCTGGCGCAGCAGAGCTCCCGGATGGCCCGGATTTTCAACAAcacagccctgggggtggggattgTGGTGCTGATCGTGTGGGTCGCCGTCGTGATTGCCATCAGCCTCTCAGCCAATGGACACCACTGA